The genomic region GAAAACCAAGTGATTCTTGTTACTCATCACAAATGGTTTTCCCTGTGAGGAGTGACGAAaatcactgttttttttttttttttttaagttttgggATTAAAATCAAGTTTCACTAAAAGCACAAGGGTTGAGAACATATTTTACtcattataaaataatgagaaaagttcaataaataaaaagtgaggTTTTTGGAATTTTATGATGTTTGATAAATTTGGGTTGATAATAAAGATTGTGTTATTAGTGTGTTTTTCTTACTACTAAAATATTTGAACAAATTAGTATTATGttcctcatttatttatttatttttatcgacaaatgttaatggttagttttttttgttagcaAGAGAATCAGATTAACGATCTTTTtgttccttctcttttttcattaatCATTCAATTCATCTTATATCTCGTTATATacatcatttatataattttcttaatacatAAGAATTGATTTGCTGAGAaccatttgaaatttaaaatgaaataaaataaactaatgcgGTCCAGCACCACTTGTAGGGGGAATGGGATTCAATTTGAAAGAGGGTGATGGGATTTCCGGGTTTTGGTCTATTTGTAATATTCTCATATCTAAATTATGTATGTTACTATTATATTTTGGTAGTAAGTGTATAGATCTATATAACTACGATTGTTGTAATTGATGGTTTCAACAAccgcaaaaataattttataaatcgtCAACAGCGTGGGCATTATTGACAAGAATCTTATTCTCAATGCGAGGGGTTGCGTTATGTGAGCTTGCGGGAGAatcataaaagaatattttgtgCCTTCACCCCTTCACCTACTTGACCAACACCAAGTTTTCCCTTTTGTGCCTTGTTCACTTCACTAACTCGACCAACGCCAAGTTTTATAATTCAATTATTCTTATCATgtcgaatattttttttttaaaatgacaatgcatcaaggaaaaaattataagcGAAGAGATTAACATACATccatagttttttatttattaatttttagaagACTAAAGTGGCTATCAATCATTATAACTAACATGCCTTTTGAGTAaactattaaaacaaaatccgCTTTGCTTGCTTcttattagaagaaaaatttattgtcaaaaAGACACATTTGATATAGATTTCACAATAAAAATCCAGTTTTATTCCTTGAACCATATATACTCGAAGATGTTCAAATATCTATTTTCCTTATATCCTCACTTTCACCAAGAAGAATAATAATCTTTTGCTCCTTAACGTGAAAGGAAGAATTTCATAAATGGAGTATTGAGTTCTATGGAAAGAAGGATGCGAATCAAATCCATGTGCTGATGCCTCAAAAACTTAGGCACTACCATCCTTATTGCGAGGCTTGTATGCTTATACGACCCATAGGGTATagcttattttttcataaaggtTATGATTAGATAATAAAGAACCTCTTCTCTAGCCACTTTCTTTGGATGCCCCCCTTTTGTATGTATTCTTTGGATTATTGTTACCATACTCTGGATCGTATTTTTGActcaaaaaaatcattttccttTTGATAATTCTAAGCAACGGTCAACGTTATTCGGAATAGGAATTTTCATTTTCCCCCTTCATGATAACTATTCTCAATTTgacataacaaaataaaataaaataagaaaacattactcatttaatccttataattattaaaattttattttttagtcttacttaaaaaaaatcatcaatttcAGTCTCTATAATATAGGGAAGATTTTTAAGGGTGGAACTTAAAAAGTACAGTTTGTACAAGTACCAAATAAGTAATTATTCCATAAAATGAAGCACGTTAGTGAAGAAGAGTAGTACtaattaatgaataataaaCAGTTGCTTCTTATTAGAAAATTTATGAGCCCATACACAAAACAAACTTCCATATACACAGATCATGACTAGAAGgatatataaagattttttttttactgcctaCGGGGCTTCACAATTAATTTCTTACACTATTGAAGGTTTTGAGCAACTTGTAATCTAACTAATTAGGAAGCTTCACTGGTAGCAGGAGAGGGAGGACCAGTCACAGTGCCATTCTCCATTGTGAAATCAATGACAATGGGTGTCTCATCCATAGCTTCTTCCTCACTGCTGCTGCTGCTAGAGGTCTCCCCTTCAGACCTTTTTGCCTTCTTtccctttcttccttccttcttcgTCTTGAATATGCGATACACAGCCATAGCTGACACCTACATTAGAGTTCAAAATTCAGTCATGATCAGACACACAAGACTCAAAAACCAAATGCAAGTTGGCACCATATATACTACTCATAAGCTTAATTGAAATATAAGACATTACTTTAAATGTGCTCAATTTTGATAAGAGTCATGATAAATGTCCATCCCATTTTGAGGTGAAAAAGaagaatttattttgataaagtgTCATTACAATTTATAAATGTTCTCACCCCTTTTTGAGGTAAAAAAAAGGGAGGGAGAGAAAGgtagtaaaagaaaagaaaaagtaaaaattagatGATAAAAAGAGGGAATGCATGTTTATAGTTTTTAGTAACAATGATAATGGATATTGTTGTATTGTTTACCATGGAAGGATGCGATTTCGAGACGAGGCGAAATTCATGCATCACCCAATTCGATTTGGCAAAACCATTGCCCTTGGCTTCCCAGAAAGCCAAAACGTTCTTTCTTGCAACAACCTGTTCTTTAGAGAGCTCAAAATCTTGAGCTTTCTCTATTGTTCTCCATTGACCGTTCCCGGCTTCTCTCTTGTTGAGGTTTTCGAACACACGGGTCCTCAAATCATGGAAGAAAAACCTCTGCCAATTCAAATTCTTACTACCACCTATAAAGAAAACACAATTAGGAAAACAAACACAGATTAAACTCGACCAAAAACACACCATTTTTTATATCCAACCGTTTGTTCATTCATGGGGCATGgaaaaattggattttttttaaggcAAGACACATTGTTTACTGACAAAAGAACCATAAAAAACCAATAAATGACTAGGTTAACAAAacactttgaattttgaatttgtagGAAGGGCTTGGTTGATTCCGGCAAAACAGATCTTTAAAGAAGAATAATTGTCTTTTATTAACAATCATCATAATTACTCGGATGACTTAGTGACACTTGAGACTCACCATTTCTTTTTAAggatatattttatgaaaatcgaCTATAAGTCATTTCACACAAATTCAAGTGTATtatcaacaaaattttaaatatagctAAACTtcagttattaattttataatcgaTCCAAAAGACCAAAAAGTATTTATACGAGTCCCACTAGAGAGTCAGATGgttaaaaaaaagcataactttttttaaagcaaaTGGAAAGAAAGGATTTGTGTTTGTGTTCTAGACCAACCTCCTGGCAGCTCCCAAGGCACTGTTTGGTAAACATCACAGTCTTGAATGAGGTCATTAGGGGATGGTTGGGCCATGATCCTCTTCCTGAGATAGTAACCAGCAAGAATTTCATCACTTGGATCAAATCTGTATCCAACTGGGAGCTTGTAGGTCTTGCCTTCAATCGGGTTTAAGACTTCCATCTCAAAGACCTTTGCctttggagaagaagaagaagagaagggaaGGGACTTGTTGTCTCAGCTCTTAGAGTGAATCACTGTGGCAAGGCATGATGTAAGGAATTTAATTTATAGATACAACAAGACATGCAGAGTGATGGATGTGTCTCTGACTAAGAGAGAGACAGAAAGAGATACCAGATgtggagagagaaaagaaaataaaattgaaagaacataacttgtgTGATTCGAaatctttaatttctgtttGACTTGTGGAAGCAATTGACcgtttttctatatattttatatttttctcaagaGGTGGATGAACGTTTTCACAAAAAagaaatgatagaatttattatacctaataaataattcattaaatGCATTGAGTTggcttgaattttgaatttggacataagaaaaattattaattattttttgaatgagattaatgttgtaattaattaatagacaTGCTTTGGTTTAATGTTTGTGAATTAATGTAAACTctcttatatttatttgttacggAATAAAGAAAAGATACATGCTAAGGTGATTAAAGAAACTAGATAAAAATAGAGGCGATTAAAGAAACttagtttaaataattgaatagtGTAGATGaattgctataaaaaaaaattatacttaagtttagttttacaaataaaaaaaatatacttagcAGTTAGCAGAATGTAAAATTTACAACTAGTGTAGTTCTGAGCGTGGTACATGTATAGTTGAAGGAGTAACTTTTTGCTTTGGGTCTATTGACCATGGATCCATTACACACTACTCAGTGTTCAACATGTGTGACACGTTTCATATTcacagtttattttatttatttatttattatttaatcagtGGCATTTCTTGAGATAataaggtttaaatatttttttataatttagtattttttatttttttaatttatttttgttttagtctatgtaaaaaatatttgttttagtgctttagataatatttttttattgtttaaaacctTATCTAAAGTaccttaaaagataaaatataaaataaatatattttataagtactaaaacaaaaaaattaccaaaataaaaataaaaaatataaaattataggaaaaatatatatttaaacctaatatgaaaaaaataaaattcgttCATAATTCACAAAAATTATTATGCACAAATAGTAATGGTAGcatgttaatattttatgtgTTCCACACTATCATTATCAATCCCTAATTGTTTTTAacttaacaaaagaaattataatgTAAGGTCAAATTTTTAAACTGAGAAGCAAAActttatcttattaaaataaggcaaatttatcatattactaatatatttacttatttatctttttttagtattaaaaaaatatttgataaagatttttttattcataaaaattaaactcaaacccAAACTCaagtattaaaaatttatcataactCATGTACGTTATTGTTTAATTAACTGAGTCAAACTTCTTAATTGTTTGATGAAGATATACCAAACTCTTAAATGAAtgcatgattatatatatatatatatatatatatatatatatatatatatatatatatattatctccaagcacttttttatttttcagtttacttttttcttaagttaattttttatgggacgttaaaaattaattatcatatattaATGTTTTAGGAAGGAGAAAACTTAAGGAAtaagaaaatatgaaataatacaTGCATTTAATGATTTTGGAAG from Glycine soja cultivar W05 chromosome 16, ASM419377v2, whole genome shotgun sequence harbors:
- the LOC114389591 gene encoding NAC domain-containing protein 83-like — translated: MEVLNPIEGKTYKLPVGYRFDPSDEILAGYYLRKRIMAQPSPNDLIQDCDVYQTVPWELPGGGSKNLNWQRFFFHDLRTRVFENLNKREAGNGQWRTIEKAQDFELSKEQVVARKNVLAFWEAKGNGFAKSNWVMHEFRLVSKSHPSMVSAMAVYRIFKTKKEGRKGKKAKRSEGETSSSSSSEEEAMDETPIVIDFTMENGTVTGPPSPATSEAS